From a region of the bacterium genome:
- a CDS encoding aspartate/glutamate racemase family protein yields the protein MTQGGRTVYGLALGVIMLDTKFPRLRGDVGNARTWPFPVSYRIVEGALPERMAQADPDPDLLSPFVEAARALEAEGARAICTSCGFLAVNQPELAAAVEIPVFSSPLLQVPMAATAAGGRKVVILTARTVLTEAHYRGAGWSSEDVAVVQMAPPEDSHFYATFVGNSPEADIDLLERDVADLARRVVAEHPDAGAIVMECANFPPFGQMVRAITGLPVFDLYTMGMHAYLVGSGIGFPRHL from the coding sequence ATGACGCAAGGCGGAAGGACCGTCTACGGTCTGGCGCTCGGCGTCATCATGCTCGACACCAAGTTCCCCCGGCTCCGGGGCGACGTCGGGAACGCCCGGACCTGGCCCTTCCCCGTCTCCTACCGGATCGTCGAGGGCGCCCTCCCCGAGCGGATGGCCCAGGCCGATCCCGACCCCGACCTGCTCTCTCCCTTCGTCGAAGCGGCTCGGGCGCTGGAAGCGGAGGGCGCGCGGGCGATATGCACCAGTTGCGGGTTTCTGGCCGTGAACCAGCCCGAACTTGCCGCCGCGGTGGAAATACCGGTTTTCTCGTCCCCGCTCCTCCAGGTTCCGATGGCGGCCACCGCCGCGGGAGGCAGGAAGGTCGTGATCCTGACGGCCCGGACCGTGTTAACCGAAGCGCATTACCGGGGCGCCGGCTGGTCATCGGAGGACGTGGCGGTGGTGCAGATGGCGCCGCCCGAGGACAGCCACTTCTATGCCACCTTCGTGGGCAACTCCCCCGAGGCGGACATCGATCTTCTCGAGCGGGACGTGGCCGACCTGGCCCGGAGGGTCGTAGCGGAACATCCGGACGCCGGCGCCATCGTCATGGAGTGCGCCAACTTCCCGCCCTTCGGCCAGATGGTGAGAGCGATCACGGGACTGCCGGTCTTCGACCTGTACACGATGGGAATGCACGCCTACCTGGTCGGGTCCGGGATCGGCTTCCCGCGCCATCTTTGA
- a CDS encoding chromate transporter, protein MNTPTERPDGPAPLRLGIGAIGVIFFRMGLVAFGGLLLLLVLIERELVDRRPALTKRQITEAVTYTRLLPGSGGPLVVSYLGYVLRGVGGSGVATLMYLLPGILVMTGLAVGFVALSTLPLLAPAIEGLLAAVVGIQSVYLYRFARKAIVDAVTATILVAGLGATFLLGVSAPLIVLLAGVVGVFLFTKRLGSEAADAG, encoded by the coding sequence GTGAACACACCCACCGAGAGACCGGACGGACCCGCGCCGCTACGTCTCGGCATCGGCGCCATCGGCGTGATCTTCTTCCGGATGGGGCTGGTGGCGTTCGGAGGGCTCCTTCTGCTGCTCGTGCTGATCGAACGCGAACTGGTGGACAGACGGCCCGCGCTTACCAAGCGGCAGATCACCGAGGCCGTGACCTACACCCGCTTGCTCCCGGGCTCCGGGGGCCCTCTCGTGGTCTCCTACCTCGGCTACGTGCTGCGGGGAGTGGGCGGATCGGGCGTCGCCACCCTGATGTACCTCCTCCCCGGGATACTCGTGATGACCGGGCTGGCAGTGGGCTTCGTAGCGCTCTCCACCCTTCCGCTGCTGGCCCCTGCCATCGAGGGCCTCCTGGCAGCCGTGGTGGGCATCCAGTCGGTGTATCTCTACCGCTTCGCCCGGAAGGCGATTGTCGATGCGGTCACCGCCACCATCCTCGTGGCGGGACTGGGAGCGACGTTCCTCCTGGGTGTCAGCGCGCCCCTCATCGTGCTGCTGGCCGGGGTGGTGGGGGTGTTCCTGTTCACGAAGAGGCTCGGATCCGAGGCTGCGGATGCCGGCTGA
- a CDS encoding chromate transporter has translation MPAELFDLFWQFMLFSLLAFGGGGTVLGLVDRVAVADKGWITPAEFSAAVGFTFITPGPILVLAPFVGYLVAGAAGAVVATLGVFLAPWALAMGSAHRLRRYLQHPRLRAFGKGAGPAIVGLFSLAVLTIARSSLSNLALVAVALIAGTLMARTKLHPVVILAGGALTGLVLGIPALEGALPEIRIP, from the coding sequence ATGCCGGCTGAACTCTTCGACCTGTTCTGGCAGTTCATGCTGTTCAGCCTCCTCGCCTTCGGAGGAGGGGGGACGGTGCTGGGGCTGGTCGATCGGGTAGCCGTGGCGGACAAGGGATGGATCACGCCGGCCGAGTTCTCGGCGGCCGTCGGCTTCACCTTCATCACGCCGGGGCCGATCCTGGTGCTGGCGCCCTTCGTCGGCTACCTGGTGGCGGGTGCGGCAGGAGCGGTGGTGGCCACCCTGGGCGTGTTCCTGGCCCCTTGGGCACTGGCGATGGGATCGGCCCACCGGCTACGCCGCTACCTCCAGCATCCCCGCCTCAGGGCCTTCGGCAAGGGCGCCGGGCCGGCCATCGTCGGCCTCTTCAGCCTGGCCGTGCTCACCATCGCCAGGTCCAGCCTCTCCAACCTGGCGCTGGTTGCGGTGGCGCTGATCGCAGGCACGCTGATGGCCCGAACGAAACTTCACCCGGTAGTCATCCTTGCCGGAGGGGCGTTGACGGGCCTGGTGCTGGGTATCCCCGCCCTCGAGGGCGCGCTACCCGAGATCCGGATCCCGTAA
- a CDS encoding FAD-binding oxidoreductase, whose amino-acid sequence MSYAHEARAVVVGGGTVGLCCAMHLLRRGYEVTVVDRGAPGNGASGHNAGLFSVGNCLPTSTPGVIRSVPTMLTDPHSPLAIRWRYLPRMLPWLLRFIASGRPAQVERASVAIAGLVKQALRAWEEVLPAGASGGVVIDGGHLLGYGTDAVFAKAAFAIETRRRRGIDMRILDAAGVAGLAPILEGRFRHGVYIPRGPWADPRLLCAALTELMVSEGGRRLSAEATGFVRSDDQVTVVETTGGEVAADVVVIAAGAWSKHLTRMLGFTTPLDTERGYGVDLPDPGVDLPFPIVSMDHHFAMTPLPGGLRLAGTDELAGLEAPPDFRRADRLVDATRLVFPELRTHGAESWMSYRPSHPDSLPVIGRAPRHTNVYLAYGHGHIGFTLAAITGEIIGQMVSNEDPSLDPAPFRPTRFRLLKRG is encoded by the coding sequence GTGTCGTACGCGCATGAGGCGCGCGCTGTCGTGGTAGGCGGAGGAACCGTCGGCCTCTGCTGCGCGATGCACCTGCTCCGGCGTGGCTACGAGGTGACGGTCGTGGACCGCGGTGCCCCCGGCAACGGCGCATCGGGTCACAACGCCGGGCTGTTCTCGGTCGGGAACTGCCTTCCCACCTCCACTCCGGGGGTCATCCGCTCGGTGCCCACGATGTTGACCGATCCCCACTCACCCCTGGCCATTCGGTGGCGCTATCTGCCGCGGATGCTGCCCTGGCTGTTGCGCTTCATCGCGTCCGGACGGCCGGCTCAGGTCGAGCGGGCTTCGGTCGCGATCGCCGGGCTGGTCAAGCAGGCGCTCCGAGCCTGGGAGGAGGTGCTGCCGGCCGGCGCTTCCGGAGGGGTTGTGATTGACGGAGGGCACCTGCTGGGTTACGGCACCGACGCAGTGTTCGCCAAGGCGGCCTTCGCGATCGAGACCAGGCGGAGGCGGGGCATCGACATGAGGATCCTGGATGCGGCGGGGGTCGCCGGGTTGGCCCCGATCTTGGAGGGCCGCTTCCGGCACGGTGTCTACATTCCCAGAGGCCCTTGGGCCGACCCCCGGCTGCTCTGTGCGGCCTTGACCGAGCTCATGGTCTCGGAAGGCGGTCGTCGCCTGTCCGCTGAGGCGACCGGGTTCGTGCGGTCGGACGATCAGGTCACCGTCGTGGAGACGACCGGCGGGGAGGTCGCGGCTGACGTGGTAGTGATCGCGGCGGGCGCCTGGTCCAAGCACCTCACCAGGATGCTCGGTTTCACCACTCCCCTGGACACCGAGCGCGGCTACGGGGTCGACCTGCCTGATCCGGGTGTGGACCTCCCCTTTCCCATCGTCTCGATGGACCACCACTTCGCCATGACCCCACTTCCCGGCGGCCTCCGCCTGGCCGGGACGGACGAGTTGGCCGGCCTGGAAGCGCCGCCCGACTTCCGGCGGGCGGACCGCCTCGTCGACGCCACCAGGCTGGTGTTCCCCGAGTTGCGGACCCACGGGGCGGAGAGTTGGATGAGCTACCGGCCGTCGCACCCCGACTCCCTTCCGGTCATCGGCCGGGCGCCCCGCCACACCAATGTCTACCTTGCCTACGGCCACGGCCACATCGGGTTCACCCTCGCCGCCATCACCGGCGAGATCATCGGGCAGATGGTCTCGAACGAGGACCCCTCCCTGGATCCAGCACCCTTCCGGCCTACCCGCTTCCGCCTCCTCAAACGGGGGTAG
- a CDS encoding heterodisulfide reductase-related iron-sulfur binding cluster, whose amino-acid sequence MGSGFSPKEFYGGMMNSLAMQVARDEVDWVDRHRTPDAPVDTLLAFGCAVQHTPHLMRAAVRVFEVLGIEHQAVVGRQFCCGRPLQRTGRVRAADRVVATSYTRFASYRPQTMVQWCGACMITYIDVASRRMTTPFEVIHVSTYMARSLRERAGDIPWKNTDRLPVLVHRHDQPKVPNDRAYEHGGRPGRELVSGATIDAVDEILSYIPGVENLGIVEPPSTGAPCDLKKINDRFVGLGDISSDAHREILRDLGKQAERTGAEIVVTPYHACQKQWSKLASHKLGVRHWMSVLADALGVGVEDRYQTYWRLADTDAIVEAAHPAWGSWGISREDAYDHARTHFTAAFSESIHDCECGGSGCGAPSPELVWPGTTEVRQPS is encoded by the coding sequence ATGGGGTCCGGGTTCTCCCCCAAGGAGTTCTACGGCGGCATGATGAACAGCCTGGCCATGCAGGTGGCCAGGGACGAGGTGGACTGGGTGGATCGCCACAGGACGCCCGATGCTCCGGTGGACACGCTGCTGGCGTTCGGATGCGCCGTCCAGCACACGCCTCATCTGATGCGCGCCGCGGTGAGGGTCTTCGAGGTGCTGGGGATCGAGCACCAAGCCGTGGTCGGACGCCAGTTCTGCTGCGGGCGTCCTTTGCAGCGAACCGGCAGGGTGAGGGCGGCGGACAGGGTCGTGGCGACCTCCTATACGCGCTTCGCCTCCTACCGACCGCAGACGATGGTGCAGTGGTGCGGGGCATGCATGATCACCTACATCGACGTGGCCAGCCGGCGCATGACTACGCCGTTCGAGGTGATCCACGTCTCCACGTACATGGCCCGCTCGCTGCGAGAGCGAGCAGGCGACATCCCTTGGAAGAACACGGATCGGCTACCCGTCCTGGTCCACCGCCATGACCAGCCCAAGGTCCCCAACGACCGCGCCTACGAACATGGCGGCCGGCCCGGCCGCGAGTTGGTCAGCGGCGCCACTATCGACGCGGTCGACGAGATCTTGTCCTACATCCCGGGTGTCGAGAACCTGGGGATCGTCGAACCGCCCTCGACTGGTGCGCCCTGCGACCTCAAGAAGATCAACGACCGTTTCGTGGGCCTGGGCGATATCAGTTCCGACGCCCATCGGGAGATCCTCCGGGATCTGGGGAAGCAGGCCGAACGCACCGGGGCGGAGATCGTCGTCACCCCCTATCACGCCTGCCAGAAGCAGTGGTCCAAGCTGGCCAGCCACAAGCTGGGGGTCCGTCATTGGATGTCCGTCCTCGCCGACGCGCTCGGTGTGGGAGTCGAGGACCGCTACCAGACCTACTGGCGGCTGGCCGATACCGACGCCATAGTGGAGGCGGCCCACCCGGCTTGGGGCTCGTGGGGGATCAGCCGCGAGGATGCCTACGACCACGCTCGCACCCACTTCACGGCCGCTTTCTCGGAGAGCATCCACGACTGCGAGTGCGGCGGCTCCGGCTGCGGCGCCCCCTCGCCCGAGTTGGTCTGGCCCGGTACGACCGAGGTCCGCCAACCGTCCTAG
- a CDS encoding heterodisulfide reductase-related iron-sulfur binding cluster: protein MAVDDRMVTKNAAGEDFDLSRASEFSFTQFYRDHLYSERLQISRDEMTWLERYAKPDQPAEVVLNLSCGVQNTPHLMLTQVALFEALGVDFVATAGNKYCCGRPFQRFGKGQVGDTMAARAIDRFASWQPEVNVQCCGSCLIEFNYHVRVVAEERGEAPFEVIHITDYLVDRLIEMGDDVPWRKSIPRRVMVHAEGAEVHPTKEAAKSATIRTLELIPGIEYVGIVESPALGQPCATKGPGEPSVLNDITPEQYLEVCRDLQDQADAVGADAIVTHHHMCHREWCKFGTNRLPVLHYQSLLAEALGIRIPDRFQALWKLGDPEKVLQQTRRHWESWGMDEKDARHVVKHHFMPEYASQVQRCPCEGNCSEAAAGTGGAAAALGADCDTSWTATLEAGMELPVLDLV from the coding sequence ATGGCGGTTGACGACCGGATGGTCACGAAGAACGCGGCCGGCGAGGACTTCGACCTCTCGAGGGCAAGCGAGTTCAGCTTCACCCAGTTCTATCGGGATCACCTCTACTCGGAACGCCTCCAGATCTCGCGTGACGAGATGACATGGCTGGAGCGTTACGCAAAGCCGGACCAGCCTGCGGAGGTGGTGCTCAACTTGAGTTGCGGTGTGCAGAACACCCCCCACCTGATGCTCACCCAGGTCGCTTTATTCGAAGCCCTGGGGGTCGACTTCGTGGCGACAGCCGGCAACAAGTACTGCTGCGGCCGACCGTTCCAGCGTTTCGGGAAAGGTCAGGTTGGCGACACCATGGCGGCGCGCGCCATCGACCGGTTCGCCTCGTGGCAGCCCGAGGTCAACGTTCAGTGCTGCGGCTCGTGCTTGATCGAGTTCAACTACCACGTGCGGGTCGTCGCAGAGGAGCGGGGTGAGGCACCCTTCGAGGTGATCCACATAACGGACTACCTCGTCGACCGGCTGATCGAGATGGGCGATGACGTTCCGTGGCGCAAGTCGATACCCCGGCGGGTGATGGTGCACGCGGAGGGCGCCGAGGTCCATCCCACCAAGGAGGCAGCCAAGTCGGCGACTATCCGAACTCTCGAGTTGATCCCGGGGATCGAGTATGTGGGCATCGTGGAGAGCCCTGCTCTCGGCCAGCCCTGCGCGACCAAGGGCCCGGGAGAACCCAGCGTCCTCAACGACATCACCCCCGAGCAGTACCTGGAGGTCTGCCGGGACCTCCAGGACCAGGCGGACGCGGTGGGAGCGGACGCGATCGTGACCCATCACCACATGTGCCACCGCGAGTGGTGCAAGTTCGGGACCAACCGTCTGCCGGTCCTGCACTACCAGTCGTTGCTGGCCGAAGCACTGGGGATCAGGATTCCCGATCGCTTCCAGGCTCTCTGGAAGCTCGGGGATCCCGAGAAGGTGCTCCAGCAGACCCGCCGCCACTGGGAGTCATGGGGGATGGATGAGAAGGACGCCCGTCACGTCGTGAAGCATCACTTCATGCCCGAGTACGCGTCACAGGTGCAGCGGTGCCCCTGCGAGGGGAACTGCTCCGAGGCCGCCGCCGGTACCGGCGGCGCCGCGGCTGCCCTCGGAGCGGACTGTGACACGTCCTGGACGGCCACGCTCGAGGCCGGTATGGAACTCCCCGTCCTCGACCTCGTCTGA